The DNA region TGGCAGACAAACCGGCCTCAATGTACCGGGAGATCTCCAAACAGCCGTACACGCGGCGTGAGTACATCACTGGGATTCCCGGCTCGAAGATCGCACAGCACAACATGGGTAACCTGCAGACGGGTCCGGAGGACTACCCGGTTCAGATTAGCCTCCGCGTCGAAGAGGAGTGCCAGATCCGCCACGGCGCGCTCGAATCGGCACGCCTGTCGGCGAACCGCCTGCTCCTGAAGCACGTCGGCCAGCCGAACTACAAGATGGTGCTCCGCAAGTTCCCCCACCACGTCCTGCGCGAGAACAAGCAGGCGACCGGTGCGGGTGCGGACCGTGTCTCCGACGGGATGCGCCAGGCGTTCGGGAAACCGGTCGGCACGGCCGCGCGCGTCCAGCGCAACGACGCCGTGTTCACCGCCTACTGCAACCCTGAGGACGCCGAGACGGTGAAGGACGCGTTCCGCCGCGCCTACAACAAGATGTCGCCGCCGTGCCGCATCGTCGTCGAGGAAGGCGAAGAACTGCTCGTCGCGTAACCGACGAAGAGTCGGTCACCGACGACGGACACACACGCTTTTCCCTCCTCCACCGAACCCGTAGCGCATGCTGCGACTCGCGGTGACGACGGACGCCGAGACGTTCGAGCGGATGCGCGACCCGCTGGCCTCGCGCGGCGTCGACGTTCGCCACCTCCGTGCGAAAGAACGGACGATTCGACTCACCGAATCCCCGACAGAGACGTTCGACGTGGGCTTCGTCTACCCGACACGTCTCATGGAAGGCGGCGCGCTCGACGCACTCCACGAGGTTCCGTGGGTGAACGACCGCGAAGCGATTCTCACCTCGCGGAACAAAGCAGGCGTTATCGCCTCGCTCTCGCGGGCGGACGTCCCAGTTCCGCAGACGACGATGGTGTCGAACCCCGTCGACGACGACGAACTGCTCGCCGCCGCCCGCGAGTTCGACGGACCGGTCGTCGTCAAGCCGAACTCGACGACCCGGGGGACGGGTATCGTCCGCGTCGACGATCCCGACTCGCTCTCCGGCGTGGCGGACTATCTCCGTCTCGTCCACGACTACCCCGCGACCGGGGACAAGGCGTATCTCCTCCAGGAGTATCTGCCCGACGCGCGCGACTATCGGGCGATGGTCGTCGACGGCGAGTGTGTCGGCGGCGTCGAACGCCGGTTACCGACCGAAGCACGGGAGGAAGGGCGCTGGAAACACAACGTCCACCGCGGCGCGAAGGCGACGGGCGTGGAACTCGGTGAGCGTCACCGCCGTCTCGCCGAGAAAGTCGCCGAGGTGCTGGAGATACCGTACCTCGGCGTCGACCTGCTCGAAACCGAAAATCGGCTCGTCGTCGCCGAGACGAACGCACGACCGACCATCGACGACGACGCGAAGTACGATTCGGGTTTCTACGACCGGTTGGCGTCGCTCGTAAAACGGCAGGTCGAGACGTGATGCGGCAACTCACCACCGAGATGGCCGCGTCGCTGTGCAGTAGAGAGTGGAAAATTCGGAGGGGGAAGCGACGACTGAGTCGGCGCGTCTTCGCTACTCGACGTCGATCTCGGCGGAGTCCTCGATTCGGTCGAGCGTCACCTGGAGGACGCCGTTTTTGAACGTCGCGCTCGCGGAGTGTTCGTCGACGCGCGCGGGCAGTTGGATGCGCTCGTCGTACTCGCGGCGGTCGCTGGCGGCGCTGATGGTGAGGCGCTCGCCGTCGCACTTCAGGTCGATGTCGTCCTTGCCGACGCCGGGGAGGTCGGCGACGACGCGAATCTGGTCACCCTCGTCGATGACGTCGACGTGCGTCTCGGTCGTGAATCCGGAGCGGTCCTCGAAGCCGCCGGTCATCTCGTTCATCATACGTTCGATTTCGCCGAAAATGTCGCCGAACGGGTCGTCACGGTCGTCTCGCTTCATGCGGCACGCTATGTCGTATGTGCTCAAAAGCCTTCTGTCGGTCCCGGGGGCGGCGAATCCGTCGCGAGTGATACGCCGAAAAGAGACGTTCCAAAACCCATATAGGAGGTGGGATTTAAATACTACACAGGCACTAACTCAGTTATGAGTGAAAAATCGTACCTAAGCGCCGGGGAAGAGGTCGACGAGTCGGAAGTCGTGCGCATCGCGCTTAACGGCTTCGGGCGCATCGGGCGGAACGTCTTCCGCGCGGTGATAGACGACCCCCGAATCGAACTCGTGGCGATAAACGACGTGATGAGCGGCGAGGACATGCGATATCTCGGCAAGTACGACACCGTCATGGGTCGCCTCGACGGCGTGACGCTAGAGGACGACCGCCTCTCCATCGGCGACACGTCGGCGGAGGTGCTCAACGTCCAGAGTCCCGCCGAACTGCCGTGGGACGATCTCGCCGTCGACGTCGCCTTCGAGTGTACGGGTATCTTCCGGACGTACGACGACGCCCACGACCACGTCAAAGCGGGCGCGGACAAGGTCATCATCTCCGCGCCGCCGAAGGGCGACAAGCCTGTCAAACAGATCGTCTACGGCGTCAACCACGACGAGTACGAGGGAGAGGACGTGGTGTCGAACGCCTCCTGTACGACCAACAGCATCACGCCGGTGGCGAAGGTGCTCAACGACGAGTTCGGCATCAACTCCGGCCTGATGACGACGGTCCACGCCTACACCGGCTCGCAGAGCCTCATCGACGCGCCGAAGGGCAAGACGCGCCGTGGCCGCGCCGCCGCCGAGAACATCATCCCGACGACGACGGGCGCGGCGAAGGCGACGACCGAGATTCTGCCCGAACTCGACGGGAAACTCGACGGGATGGCGATTCGCGTGCCGGTGCCGAACGGCTCCATCACGGAGCTGGTCGTCGACCTGCAGGGCGACCCGTCGGCGGAGGAAATCAACGAGGCGTTCCGTAACGCCGCCGACGGCGAACTCGCGGGCGTGCTCGGCTACACCGACGACGAGGTCGTCTCCTCGGACATCCTCCAGCTGCCGTTCTCCTCGACGGTCGACCTCAACTCGACGAACGTGCTCGAAAACG from Haloprofundus halobius includes:
- a CDS encoding 50S ribosomal protein L16, with the translated sequence MADKPASMYREISKQPYTRREYITGIPGSKIAQHNMGNLQTGPEDYPVQISLRVEEECQIRHGALESARLSANRLLLKHVGQPNYKMVLRKFPHHVLRENKQATGAGADRVSDGMRQAFGKPVGTAARVQRNDAVFTAYCNPEDAETVKDAFRRAYNKMSPPCRIVVEEGEELLVA
- a CDS encoding ATP-grasp domain-containing protein — encoded protein: MLRLAVTTDAETFERMRDPLASRGVDVRHLRAKERTIRLTESPTETFDVGFVYPTRLMEGGALDALHEVPWVNDREAILTSRNKAGVIASLSRADVPVPQTTMVSNPVDDDELLAAAREFDGPVVVKPNSTTRGTGIVRVDDPDSLSGVADYLRLVHDYPATGDKAYLLQEYLPDARDYRAMVVDGECVGGVERRLPTEAREEGRWKHNVHRGAKATGVELGERHRRLAEKVAEVLEIPYLGVDLLETENRLVVAETNARPTIDDDAKYDSGFYDRLASLVKRQVET
- a CDS encoding Hsp20/alpha crystallin family protein, producing MKRDDRDDPFGDIFGEIERMMNEMTGGFEDRSGFTTETHVDVIDEGDQIRVVADLPGVGKDDIDLKCDGERLTISAASDRREYDERIQLPARVDEHSASATFKNGVLQVTLDRIEDSAEIDVE
- the gap gene encoding type I glyceraldehyde-3-phosphate dehydrogenase, producing the protein MSEKSYLSAGEEVDESEVVRIALNGFGRIGRNVFRAVIDDPRIELVAINDVMSGEDMRYLGKYDTVMGRLDGVTLEDDRLSIGDTSAEVLNVQSPAELPWDDLAVDVAFECTGIFRTYDDAHDHVKAGADKVIISAPPKGDKPVKQIVYGVNHDEYEGEDVVSNASCTTNSITPVAKVLNDEFGINSGLMTTVHAYTGSQSLIDAPKGKTRRGRAAAENIIPTTTGAAKATTEILPELDGKLDGMAIRVPVPNGSITELVVDLQGDPSAEEINEAFRNAADGELAGVLGYTDDEVVSSDILQLPFSSTVDLNSTNVLENGGLAKILTWYDNEYGFSCRMLDVARYVTEE